One window of Medicago truncatula cultivar Jemalong A17 chromosome 2, MtrunA17r5.0-ANR, whole genome shotgun sequence genomic DNA carries:
- the LOC11407622 gene encoding F-box/kelch-repeat protein At3g23880: protein MAPSEDADAALSDPLTEETTATKRQRLNSSTETLSSLTSPSSSSSSTIPTLPFEIVAEILSRLPVKYLMQLQSVCKSWKSLISDPKFIKKHLHVSTTRLHLVLAFANSSRKFALSAYPLSSFFTDVTSTATQLDYPLNNRIRNLFDLIVGSCHGILCFALDQRFALLWNPSIKKFTKSPSLDNPKRDGSYTIYGFGYDHVNDIYKVVAVYCFESDNGDYKTQVKVHTLGTNFWRRIHDLPFGVPFDESGKFVSGTVNWLASNDSSYTSSIIVSLDLEKETYQELLQPDYGAKAVNVVTKTLAVLRDRMCILAHSHTFFDVWLMEEYGNRETWTKLFRVPYIGNVGRCPYTNALYVTEDDQVLLENQFELVVYNSRDGTSKTLEFPNIKGWMVLEVYQESLISPCS from the coding sequence ATGGCGCCAAGTGAAGACGCCGACGCTGCTTTATCTGATCCACTTACGGAGGAAACAACCGCCACCAAGCGGCAGCGTTTGAACTCCTCCACCGAAACCCTGTCGTCCCTAACCtcaccatcttcatcttcctcatcaACCATTCCGACTCTTCCATTCGAGATCGTCGCGGAGATTCTCTCCAGGCTGCCAGTCAAATACCTCATGCAACTCCAATCCGTCTGTAAGTCCTGGAAATCTCTCATCTCCGAtcccaaattcatcaaaaaacaCCTTCACGTGTCCACCACGCGCCTCCATCTCGTCTTAGCCTTCGCCAATTCCTCTCGCAAATTCGCCCTCTCAGCTTATCCTCTCTCCTCCTTCTTCACCGACGTAACTTCCACCGCCACACAGCTAGATTACCCTCTGAACAATCGAATTCGAAACCTTTTCGATCTCATCGTTGGCTCTTGCCATGGTATCCTCTGTTTCGCACTCGATCAACGTTTCGCTCTTTTGTGGAACCCTTCCATTAAGAAATTTACGAAATCACCATCTTTGGATAATCCAAAACGAGATGGGAGTTACACAATTTATGGTTTTGGCTATGATCATGTCAATGACATTTACAAGGTTGTTGCTGTTTATTGCTTTGAATCTGATAACGGGGATTACAAAACTCAAGTGAAGGTCCATACTTTGGGTACCAATTTTTGGAGAAGGATTCATGATTTACCTTTTGGTGTCCCTTTTGATGAATCAGGAAAATTCGTTAGTGGAACTGTTAATTGGTTGGCATCTAACGATTCGTCATATACTTCATCGATAATTGTTTCTCTTGATTTGGAGAAGGAAACTTATCAAGAGCTGTTGCAGCCGGATTATGGAGCCAAAGCGGTAAACGTGGTTACTAAGACCTTAGCAGTGTTGAGGGATCGCATGTGCATTCTTGCTCATAGTCATACTTTTTTCGATGTTTGGCTTATGGAGGAGTATGGAAATAGAGAAACTTGGACTAAATTGTTCCGTGTTCCTTACATAGGGAATGTTGGGCGTTGTCCTTATACCAATGCACTTTATGTTACTGAGGATGATCAGGTGCTGCTGGAGAATCAGTTCGAGTTGGTCGTTTACAATTCTAGAGATGGTACTTCTAAAACTCTTGAATTTCCAAACATCAAAGGTTGGATGGTCCTTGAAGTCTACCAAGAGAGTTTGATATCACCATGTTCTTAA